The proteins below come from a single Molothrus ater isolate BHLD 08-10-18 breed brown headed cowbird chromosome 3, BPBGC_Mater_1.1, whole genome shotgun sequence genomic window:
- the RHOB gene encoding rho-related GTP-binding protein RhoB, translating into MAAIRKKLVVVGDGACGKTCLLIVFSKDEFPEVYVPTVFENYVADIEVDGKQVELALWDTAGQEDYDRLRPLSYPDTDVILMCFSVDSPDSLENIPEKWVPEVKHFCPNVPIILVANKKDLRNDEHVRNELARMKQEPVRTEDGRAMAIRIQAYDYLECSAKTKEGVREVFETATRAALQKRYGTQNGCINCCKVL; encoded by the coding sequence ATGGCTGCCATCCGCAAGAAACTGGTGGTGGTGGGGGACGGTGCCTGTGGCAAGACTTGCCTCCTCATCGTCTTCAGCAAGGACGAGTTCCCCGAGGTCTACGTGCCCACCGTCTTCGAGAACTACGTGGCGGACATTGAGGTGGACGGCAAGCAGGTGGAGCTGGCCCTGTGGGACACGGCCGGCCAGGAGGACTACGACCGCCTGCGTCCCCTTTCCTACCCGGACACCGATGTCATCCTCATGTGCTTCTCTGTGGACAGCCCGGACTCGCTGGAGAACATCCCGGAGAAGTGGGTGCCCGAAGTCAAGCACTTCTGCCCCAACGTCCCCATCATCCTGGTGGCCAACAAGAAGGACCTTCGGAACGACGAGCACGTTCGGAACGAGCTGGCCCGCATGAAGCAGGAGCCGGTGCGCACCGAGGACGGCCGGGCCATGGCCATTCGCATCCAGGCCTACGACTACCTGGAGTGCTCGGCCAAGACCAAGGAGGGTGTCCGGGAGGTCTTCGAGACTGCCACCcgggcagccctgcagaagcGCTACGGCACCCAGAACGGCTGCATCAACTGCTGCAAAGTGCTATAG